One genomic segment of Rhinolophus sinicus isolate RSC01 linkage group LG11, ASM3656204v1, whole genome shotgun sequence includes these proteins:
- the PRRG2 gene encoding transmembrane gamma-carboxyglutamic acid protein 2 isoform X1 yields the protein MRGHPSLLLLYLGLTTCLDTSPSGEQDQEVFLDSPEAQSFLGSHRRIPRANHWDLELFTPGNLERECYEEKCSWEEAREYFEDNTQTKRFWETYIYNGKGGHGRVDIAGLAVGLTSGILLIVLAGLGAFWYLHWRRSRGQQPNPQEAELISPLSPLSSPGPPTPLPPLPPPGLPTYEQALEASGVHDAPPPPYTSLRRPR from the exons ATGAGGGGGCACCCCTCTCTGCTGCTGCTGTATCTGGGATTGACAACCTGCCTGGACACCTCACCCAGTGGGGAACAAGACCAAG AAGTCTTCCTGGACTCCCCAGAGGCCCAGAGTTTCCTGGGCAGCCATAGACGGATTCCGAGAGCCAATCACTGGGACCTGGAGCTGTTCACTCCAGGGAACCTGGAACGGGAGTGTTATGAGGAGAAGTGTTCCTGGGAAGAGGCACGGGAGTATTTTGAAGACAATACTCAGACG AAGCGCTTCTGGGAGACATACATCTACAATGGCAAAGGAG GGCATGGACGAGTGGACATAGCAGGCTTGGCTGTGGGGCTGACATCTGGCATCCTGCTCATTGTCCTGGCTGGCCTGGGAGCCTTTTGGTATCTACATTGGCGGCGGAGCCGAGGCCAGCAGCCCAATCCCCAAGA GGCCGAGCTCATCAGCCCTCTAAGTCCGCTGAGCTCTCCGGGCCCGCCGACGCCCctgcctccactcccacccccaggcctccccACTTACGAGCAGGCTCTGGAGGCCTCTGGGGTACACGACGCACCTCCGCCCCCCTACACCAG CCTCCGGAGGCCTCGCTGA
- the PRRG2 gene encoding transmembrane gamma-carboxyglutamic acid protein 2 isoform X2: MRGHPSLLLLYLGLTTCLDTSPSGEQDQVFLDSPEAQSFLGSHRRIPRANHWDLELFTPGNLERECYEEKCSWEEAREYFEDNTQTKRFWETYIYNGKGGHGRVDIAGLAVGLTSGILLIVLAGLGAFWYLHWRRSRGQQPNPQEAELISPLSPLSSPGPPTPLPPLPPPGLPTYEQALEASGVHDAPPPPYTSLRRPR, encoded by the exons ATGAGGGGGCACCCCTCTCTGCTGCTGCTGTATCTGGGATTGACAACCTGCCTGGACACCTCACCCAGTGGGGAACAAGACCAAG TCTTCCTGGACTCCCCAGAGGCCCAGAGTTTCCTGGGCAGCCATAGACGGATTCCGAGAGCCAATCACTGGGACCTGGAGCTGTTCACTCCAGGGAACCTGGAACGGGAGTGTTATGAGGAGAAGTGTTCCTGGGAAGAGGCACGGGAGTATTTTGAAGACAATACTCAGACG AAGCGCTTCTGGGAGACATACATCTACAATGGCAAAGGAG GGCATGGACGAGTGGACATAGCAGGCTTGGCTGTGGGGCTGACATCTGGCATCCTGCTCATTGTCCTGGCTGGCCTGGGAGCCTTTTGGTATCTACATTGGCGGCGGAGCCGAGGCCAGCAGCCCAATCCCCAAGA GGCCGAGCTCATCAGCCCTCTAAGTCCGCTGAGCTCTCCGGGCCCGCCGACGCCCctgcctccactcccacccccaggcctccccACTTACGAGCAGGCTCTGGAGGCCTCTGGGGTACACGACGCACCTCCGCCCCCCTACACCAG CCTCCGGAGGCCTCGCTGA